The Cicer arietinum cultivar CDC Frontier isolate Library 1 chromosome 1, Cicar.CDCFrontier_v2.0, whole genome shotgun sequence genome contains the following window.
TGTCTTATTGTCTACTTTTTCAATTAGTAAAGGAATCACTTACTGTAATGAATCCTGGAATTTGTTGAATCGTATAATATTGTGCTAGTGAGAGTGTGCATTTCTGGATGAATGTAccattttcaattttgaaacgTACAGGAGATTGAAAGTGGCGTTTACTAAAGTTGAATTATGTTTTATGAGATAGCTTATAGATTATGGAAGATTTTTTTATTCCAAAACAATTGACATAGAAAGATGTGGCATCACACTTGCTGAATGATTGGTCAGCTTATTTTTTGACGTAAATATTGTTGTATCTACGAAACGTATTATTTGAGGTCTTGGCTTAATATGATATACATGTggtaataaattaatgttttcaCTTGCAAAGGCTTTTAAATCGCTAGATCCTTTGTATTAATGTTTATTCTTTTGGAAAAATTTAAGTATCCTTTTAAGGTAGTGCATGGATGAGATGGCTCAGTAAATGTGCCATAAGCCTGTAACCAGATGTGTAGTAACTAATAATAGAATAGTTTAGTTTCATTGACCTAGGACCATGTCGATTAAGCAATGAGAAGTATGAAGAAAGAAAATTGAGGAACATAATAAGCCTTCGTTTGAAGTTTATAATATTGTTTAGGTTAGTCATATGGACACACTGTCATAGTTTTGTGACACTTGCTTGCCAGTTTGCCACTAGATCTCTCAATTATGGCTGAACTTTCAAGTCATAATAAAAGTACTAATTTTGCTAAGCTGTTGCTGAAAATTCTTTTCGCTGATATTTACTACTCGGGGTTGACGACAATGGATTTCGGAGTATTAGTAGGTTTATCATTTTTCAATTGCCAAATGAATGTGCTAtcaccaaaaacaaaattacactTTACAATATAAACCAGTTTATAAGAATCGGCTAATCTAATGCTTGAGGCCAAATGTTTGCCACAATGGTATCTAATATTagaaagtattttatttttacttatatgaTCTGTTTTACACTTTTCATTTCACGTGTTGAGTTGATTTTTGATTGGCAACTACTAACGCTCCCCACAAAAAAATGTTTCTTGATCTGCAGCAAGCGGCAGCATGTCTTACTGACATGGATCAATCACCATCAGCTTCAGCATTGGAGTCAATGAAACCCTTTTTGAATGCAATTGTTAAGCCAGAATTGCTGAAGCACCAAGATAGCGATATAAAACTTCTAGTTGCAACATGTGTTTGTGAGATAACTCGGATCACTGCACCTGAAGCTCCTTACAGTGACGACGTTCTAAAGGTGCCTTCCATTTACCCTGgttatataaattatacaaatttggtttattatttttaacttaaaatgtTATAATGATTATCCTTTACCATCAGCTAAGCGTTAAGAGAAATTTTGCTGGGAACATTCATCCTAATCTTTGTTTGATCAATTTGTAGGATATCTTTCAGTTGATCGTGAGCACTTTTAGTGGTCTTAGTGATATAGGTGGTCCATCCTTTGGCCAGGAAGTTGCTATGTTGGAGACTCTTGCAAAATATAGATCATGTGTTGTAATGTTGGATCTTGAATGTGATGATCTGGTGAATGAGATGTTCAGTACTTTTTTTGCAGTTGCGAGgttagtttatcataaaattttttGCTTTGTTAATTGTATACGTGTGCTCATGTTAAGAGTTATATTGTTCCCCTGAAATATTATGCTTTTTGCTTCCTTGGTtgcaaatttgatattttattggtGTACTTGGCGGGAAAACGCGTTCAACGGTGTTGGCGCTCCCAGCCGCAAATCGTACCCTAATCGCGACCTGCTATCCCAGCTCAACCCGCTATCAAACCCACTATAGGGCTTTTTAAGAAAtgcagttttttttatttaacttttttactcTTCATTAAGAGTAACTGGGTATTTCACACCCACTTAAGccctaattttttattattataaacccACGAAGAGAAAAAGATACCGTTTTCGTTTTTCCTCTGTTGCCATCATTTTTGCTCTGTCGTTTTCGTTCTGTTCTTGCTCCGTTCAGCATTATTCTGTTCTTGCTATGTTATTTTCGTTCTTTCTATAACTCTGTTTCTTCTGATCTGTTCTCTGTTCTATGTTTTGTTGATTACGATTACTATTAGAACTTGATTTTGATTActattataatttgattttgatgttgGATTTTGGTTATTAAGTATGATTACCGCtttaattttgtgtattttgctattttttttatagtactTTTGTATACtgattgtattttatgtttagtttATATACTGTTTTTTGACCTTTGCAATAGCGGTCATCCCACTATCTACGATCCCACAATCCCATTTTTGGGGTTCGGTGCTCCGCGCCGCTATCTAAGACCGACAGCATAGCTAGATTTATTGCTCACTGTCCTGCCTATCTTGTTTTTTTGTGTTCTGTTTTTTTAATGCCTTTGGGATATTGTATGTGTGATGCTTGGCATTTTACTCTACCTGAAACCATGCTGTGTATAACACAAGTTTTTGTGTATTTAGGTTGATCACTTTTTGATTTTGTTGCCTTATTTTGAACTATTTCTCATTATTTACCAGTTATTGTATTATCTAATTGAGTTGTCAATCATTTGTATTGCGTGATGCTTCTGGGTGCTACTGGTTTTGGGCCAATAATCATAAGTAGTACTTCTTGAATGTAAACTTTTTTATACTCTTTTTCTTGAATAAATATCCTTTTTGTATTAATAATCGGGGTTGTATATTCTGTTTCATGATCAGAGATGATCATCCAGAAAGTGTTCTATCATCCATGCAAAATGTTATGGCCGTTCTCTTAGAGGAGAGTGAGGATGTTCATGAGGATCTTTTATCTATTCTACTGTCCACATTAGGTCGTGATAAAAGAGTAAGtactttttcttatatttttatccTATTATTGGGAGAGAGCATATGCTCTTGGAGGATGAATCTAGTCTTTTGTGTTATCTCTAATATTATATAAGAAACAGAATTTGCTGATTTTTTAATTGCAGGATGTTACTGCAGCTGCAAGGAAGCTTTCCATGGATGTCATACAGCAATGCATAGGAACACTTGAACCTAGCATTAAACAATTTTTTCTGTCATTAGTGTTGGGAGAAAGCAAGACAGTGAACAGTCAAGTTGAGTACCTTGAAGTATTATACGATGTCTGTTGCTGTGCTCCACAGATCCTATCTGGAGTTCTCCCTTATGTCACAGGGGAGCTACAGGTAAATAACTGTTTTATTGGTTTTCCTGATGTTCCCTGTGGTTTCTGAAGTAGCATTTTGTTAGTAATTGTCTTAATCTACCAGTTCTATCACATATGTTTCCACTAAATTGACCTTGATGCTATGATAAGAtttttgttgtgtaaatgttatGTTGTTATGCATTGTGGAGTTCATGTTCTTTAGAATTTATGAAGTTCTAACATTACCATATCAAGAAGTTATTGTGGCATTTTTATCTTTCATCAAATTTAGTTTATGAGTTTAAGCAAAATTGTACTGTTGACTGTAATCCAAATGTGATGCCTGGATTCTCATTTGTAATTTGTAAATTTACAGTCTGACAAATTGGAAACCCGTCTGAAAGCAGTGAATTTGGTTGGAGATATAATTGCTCTTCCGGGAACTTCCATTGTTGAGGCATTTCAGCCAATACTTTCAGAGTTTTTGAAGAGGTTGACTGATAGTGATTTTGGGGTTCGCATGTCTGTCCTTGAGCATGTAAAAAGTTCTCTTCTGTCAAATCCTCATAGGGCTGAAGCTTCTCATATAATCTGTGAGTCCATTAAATATGTAAAACATGTTCAGTGCCAGCTTCTTATATTGAATTTGTTTCTATCTATATCTGCTAAGTTTGGTTTGGTAAAACTTTTTAGCTGCCGTTTGTGACCGGCTTCTGGATTTTGATGAAAACTTTCGAAAGCAAGTTGTGGCTGTTATCTGTGATGTGGCATGTCATGCCCTACATGCAGTTCCTCCTGAAGCTGTTAATCTTGTTGCAGAACGGCTTCATGACAAATCTGTATGTATTCCTCCAATCAACATTATTGTTTTTCTAACATTCTCTCTTATTTCTGACGATTCTATTTCAATTTCATCTTTGTTTTGGTTTACTTGTCCAGCAACTTGTTAAAAAGTATACCATGGAAAGATTAGCCGAGATATATAGAACTTTTTGTGAGAAAAGCTCCGACACTGTTAACCCTGGTGGATATGACTGGATTCCAGGGAAGATCCTTAGATGTTTCTATGACAAAGAGTTCAGGTGAAATATTTCTGCTGCATAGCACGGTTATATCTAATAAAGGTGTTCTAACTAAGTATTGACGCATGTTTTGTTTGCTTCGTTCTTCAGATCAGATACAATCGAATCTGTTTTGTGTGGGTCTCTGTTTCCATCAGAGTTTTCTATTAATGATATGGTTAAACATTGGGTTGATATTTTCTCTGGATTAGATAAAGTAGAGGTCAAGGCTCTTGAAAATATACTGGAGCAAAAACAAAGGTGACCTTGGTTGACTTATTTGATGACTTATATTTTTCCTGGCGTATCAAATTTGCAGTTTTCATGATACCACTTTGATGGCAGGTTACAAGAGGAGCTGCACAAGTATCTAGCTCTGAGACAGAATAGTCAGGTATGTGACCTTGGAAGTTAAAAAGCTGAACTTTTAAAGGAAATTTGATGTGGAAAAGGGATTGACCTCTTTTAACTGCAGGATAAAGAAAATCCCGAGGTTCAAAAAAAGATCGCATTCTGTTTTCGAGTAATGTCTCGTTCATTTGCAGAGCCAACAAAGGCTGAGGAGAGTTTCCAGATTCTTGATCAATTAAATGACACTAATATCTGGAAAATTTTGACGAATCTTATCGATCCAAATACTAGCTTTCATCAAACTCGTGCATACAGGGTAATATAATCCGAAactaatatatatgttttttaagATAGTGATTTGGGATATCATGGTTACACAGTGTATGGGAATTAATCATCGAAGTGAAGATACGAGAACTTAGTATTTGATGCTAATACCCAGTTTCTGGGGGCTACATTTCTAAGCTTCAGAATTTGTTAGTATAATGTTTATGGTTTCTATGTGTCTACCGAGATCAGACTGccatctatttataaaaaattgtacaGGATTTACAATTAGAATAAAAGCTAATGAGCATCAAATCCTAAATTTGTTCTAATCTACGATAGTGTACAGCTAAGAATTAATCTATAGAGTAAATTTAGATTTGATGTTAACAGTTACCAATACATTTTACACACATCTCTGGATCTGCTTTCCAGTTACTTGCACGAACTTATTCAAAAGGTACTAATGAGATTAATTTATATAGTTGTTAGCATTGTAATTCTGAACAAATTTTTGACCCTTGGTGTATATTAGGAGAGTAGTATTTGAACATACAAATGGTACAATCTTACTGTGATTTAGTCATTTAGACTGACCTACTCTTATGTTTCGTTTATAATGAGGAAAGAAAGAAACTGTAATTACAGTTTGTTATTTATTGATGCTggttattttttacttttatgttTGCAGGATGATTTGATTAAAATACTTGGCGAGAATCATCAGCTCAATGAATTTCTGAATaccttatatttcaaatgctcCTATTTGCTATTCAACAAGGAGCATGCAACAGCTGTTCTTTCAGAAGTGATCAGATATAAATCTGCAGAGAATGATCAGCGTATACAATCTTGCATGAAGATATTAGTGGTAAAAACATGTCATTTTGGGTGTATTGATTTACTGCACTTAGTTCTTGGACATTTGTATGACACATTCTCTGCCATGATTCTTGAACAATTTAAAGTTGAGTTCATTGTAAAAAAGGAGGGGGGAATAAAAGTTTACTATGCCCTTTTTTGCCTTTTCTTGCTGCTGACTAATTGGTATATTTGGGCTTAGGGAGAATATCAGTCAAGTACGAATTCTTCCCCAAAACTTAAGCTTATAAGATTAGCTGAGAAGGCCCATGAGTGATTTTAACAGTGTTGTTAAAATAGCAGTGCTATAGTGTAGGGGAATTCAAACAAATTACTATTATTCTGCGATACACTatttatttagtacaaaatattgtcaaatagtGGCACTATAGAACTACTGCGTagaggaatttgaacaaatcgctTTTTTCTGCGATCTGCGGTTGACAACACTGGattttattgatattgatatcTTTAGCACAGCTTCTCATGTGAAGTCCCTGAGCTTAAAATGTGGCAAGAATTGTGCTTTTGGTTTAAGGGACACTGATATCATGTCACAGACCTTATTCATCTTAACGTTTAACCTGTTGGAGAAGGTCCTTTAATGGTTTGTCAATATCTTCATGAGTCAGAGTTTTTGTACTTTTGCAGTGCCCTTTTCATTTGTTTCACATTACTTCTGTAATTTTGATATGAAACTGGATATTTTCAGACATTTTGGACATGGAAATTTAAGGTATTGGAATCACCTTTTCTAACTTCCGGTAAACTCACTTATATAATGTGCAGATAGTTGCTCGTTTCAGTCCGCACTTTTTTAATGGTAGTGAGGAGGAACTGGTGAAGTTACTCAaggataataataatgatatgatCAAAGAGGGTATTTTGAATGTTTTAGCAACGGCTGGTGGTACTATTCGAGAACAACTAGCAGTTACATCAAGGTGCCACAGTCAAACTTACTAACTCTCAATTACATTTACTTTTATAATACTCTTATTCTTAATGTTTCCCTTTGTCATGCAGTTCTGTAGACCTTATGTTAGAAAGACTATGTTTAGAAGGCAGTCGGAGACAGGCAAAGTATGCCGTGCATGCTTTAGCAGCAATAACAAAGGATGATGGCCTCAAGTCTCTCTCTGTTCTATACAAGGTTTTCATATGATTTATTATATGGATAGTTTTATTGGCCTACCCTGAGGTTACTGCTAATTACACTTTGAACCTTTCTTGATTTAAAACTCACACCTACTCTCTTGCTTTGTTATTGTTAATGGTACGTCGCATATGGTTGGTACATATAAGTAGGGGATGTAAATATGatttctttaaataataaagGTATCAAAGGTGTAAGAACAGTACATAAAACAAGGTAGGTGGTGTGTCATTTTCCAAACAAGAAAGGTGTAACTAGCCCTTATCTCTAGTGAAGTAAATGTAAtttcatctttaatataatacttTGGAGTGTTTTATTCTTATTGTTCTGACCTTATATGCAGAGGCTTGTAGGTATGCTGGAGGAGAAAACACATCTTCCCACAGTTTTGCAGTCTTTGGGTTGTATAGCACAGACTGCAATGCCTGTATTTGAAACTAGAGAGAGTGAAATTGAAGAATTTATAATAAACAAGATTCTGAAAAGTGATGGTGTAAGCCTTTTAAATTCCTTAGAATGAAATTCCTCTTTATGGGATAAGTGCCAAAAGTAATCAATTTCTATTTAAATGCATGTATTATGTTTTCAGAAAGATGATCATACAGGAGCAGCTTGGGATGATAAAAGTGATATTTGTGTGTTGAAGGTAGGTATGAAGATAGTCTATTCCATTTTTGCATATACTTCAGATAGTATCTGCATGACATTCGATATAGATTTGATCTTACTGGATATCATGTTTGTAAGCTAGCTGCTTGATGACAGTTTGTTTTATTCTCCCCCTTTGtatctcttctttttctttcttgcTGCAGATATATGGAATCAAAACTGTAGTTAAAAGCTATTTGCCTGTCAAAGATGCTCTTGTTCGTCCTGGTATTGACGGTCTTTTGGATATCTTACGAAACATGCTTTCTTATGGTGAAATATCAAAGGACATAAAGTCGAGGTATAATACCTTTACAGAGCTATATGTTTTAATTGATTTCTATGAAAATTGTCATTCTTTCTCCGTATAATTTCAAATTGGTTTTGTGGGTTCAAATATTATGTACTGATTTATGCCCTCTTGCAGTTCAGTCGATAAGGCCCATCTGAGGCTTGCTTCTGCAAAAGCAGTTCTTCGTTTGGCTAGGCTCTGGGATCATAAGATTCCTGTTGATATTTTTCACTTAACTTTAAGGGCATCCGAGGTAGTACCCCCCTTCTATTTACTTTAATTTCTTCTTGAGCATTTTTATTCGTTCATTACGTTATTAAGAAGTTTCAGAGATTGGAAAGTAGAGAATATTGTTCATAATTTGGTGATGCAATTGTGGGTTAGAACTTGGATATATATACACGCATGGccttataaataaatgaaagaaactACAGTAAGCTAAAATCTCATGATTTGAGGGATTCCTTGGCAGAACAGGAAGTACAGTTAATAAGTCTAATTCTAGAAATATAATCTGTTACAAAGTAATTCCCAACATAATCATAGAATTTGGGTTGAGTTACTCAACCCTACAATACCGACTTGTAAGGTGAGGACTGTCCAAACTTTATAAGCACTACTTGATCATATTTCTAGGCAATGTAGGATTAAGCCCGCCCCCTCACACTCAACAGGCCAACACAATAATGGTGCCGGAGTCTGCAATGAAGCAAACCCAAATGTTGTAATTAAGGTGGATTTTCCAACACACCTCCTATGCTCCGGCTTAATGGGCCTGAAGCATGGATGATGCAGGCAGCCTAACGACGGAGCTAGGATAGACTTTGATGGCACTTTTATTTGGGTGATAAAATTATCTGGACATAGGGTAATAACACTTTTATCCTTTTTTGGGTCTAAGGATAGCTCGCAAGGACACATTTTATAGTCACTGGATCTGGTTTCTTACTGTTGAGTGTAACCACGACAACAAACATGCCTAATAATCTTAGGTACTATGTTATTTGTAGTGTGTAGATCAGGGTAGAAACTGGGGAGTACGTCCATTGGATTCTTGTATCCCAAGACTCTATTAGGTAAACACAAGTTATGTGTATAGGGTGAAATTGATTTGTTGAAGTTTTCATTCCACTGTAGAAATAACTACTTCTCCTGTCTTATATTTGGTCTAATAGATTGGCTTCCCTCAAGCTAAGAAGGTTTTCTTAAGCAAAGTTCATCAATATATAAAAGACCACCTTTTGGAAGCTAAATATGCATGTGCCTTTATATTTGACATATTTAGATCCAAGCCAGAGGAGTTTGCAGAGGTAAtattttgattgatttaatCCTTTTGCAATTGCAAATTTCCTAGTTTTCACATCAATTTTGTGTCATTGTTGATGAATTGTGTTTGTTAATGTAGGAGAAGCAGAACTTAACTGACATTATTCACATGCATCACCAAGCAAGGGTTGGGCAGCTTTCAGGGCAATCAGATGCAAATTCCTTGACCAATTATCCTGAGTACATCCTTCCATACCTAGTTCATGCGCTTGCTAACCTATCATGCCCCAATATTGATGAATGCAAGGATGCTAAAGCATACAATACTATATACAGGTATTAATTTACTCATATAGGACATCTCTGTGCTGGATGCATGTTTAGAGATTCTTCTAAAATATGTTCAAAACGATTGAATTCCACActagtttttgttgttgtatgcAGCAGGAGATTTTTCCGTGGTATTTATGTATTTGTTGGTTCCAGTGTGCTGATTTTATGTTGTGTTAAACATATAATGCTTTTTATGATTGTATGCATATTTGAAAGATATAATCAGCACTGTGCTGTTTTTCTGTATGCATAGTTTTTTGTTTGGATGAAACACAATGCATCTATTTTACTGATTTGTTATACTTCACAAATAATGTGGAGATAATGTTTTCAATGTGAATGTGGAATGCATCTTGGGCTGAAACATAAAAATTTTAGCTATAAAATACTGAATATGTCCGGATGCTCTTTCTTGCAAAATTCATATTCTTCCCTCCCGACTTTGCAGGCAGTTGCACTTGGTGCTATCAATGCTAGTACAACGAGATGAAGATGCCAAGTTTGAAGTAACTACTGACAAAGAGAAAAAAGTTATATCTGCCATTACTTCTATCTTCCAGAGTATTAAGCACTCAGAAGATGTGGTTGATGCATCAAAGTCGAAGGTTGGGGATATTTTTTacatagataatttttttgcaTATTTAAAGGTGATGAGTGACTGTAATCTTACTTTGTGATCAATGAATGTCCAGAATTCTCATGCCATATGTGAACTTGGGTTAGCAATCACCAAGCGACTAGTACAGAAGGATGTTGATATCCAAGGATTGTCTCATTCTATTTCTTTACCTCCTACACTATACAAAGCACGTGAGAAGGAAAATGATCTTACGGTATCTCCTCTTGTCAAATTGTAGTTTCCTTATGATATGCTAAATTGCCAAGTGTATTTCACATGCCAAACAAAACGCCCTCCAAATAGTTGCTACTTGATGATATTGTAACTAAACGAGGTTGATTTGTAGCATTGTCGTCGTTGCATCATATAAATTGCATTAGTTTTTAACCCATTAAGACACTTTGAATGTCCGTGTTTCAACGTTTTATGATGGTAGAGATCTCATAGACTTACTTGCATAGTTTAGTTACATGAAGACAGTTCCCTGTGATTAAATGGTGATAGCATCTTATTATTTGATAGAATGTTATTATGGTTATTTTCATTTAAGGTTGTTAGAACATGGAACTGAGATACTGGAttactttaactaaaaaaaatgctTCTTAATCTGTTTATTGTATTTGGTAGGCAAGTGAAGTGAAAACCTGGTTGGCTGATGAAAGTGTCTTGGCTCAATTTGAATCAGTTGAATTAGAAATGGTAAGCATGATGCAAATGGTAAAAATCAATTAGCAATTTCTAGTGAATTTTTAATCTTGAATCATGTGGTAGTGTTTCTCCTATATCAGGTTCCATCTCAATCAGCTGAGGATCATGCTTTAAAGGACAGTGAAAAAGACAGAAATGAAATGCCCATtggaaaaataataaagaagatAAGATCTCAGGGAACCAAGGGCAAAAAGGTGAAAAAGAGCAAGAGCAAGAGCAAGAGCAAGAGCATGACAACTGAAACAAAAAAAGCTGATGATGATTTTGATATCTTAAATATGGTCAGAGAAATTAATTTGGGTAACTTGGGGATATCTACTATTACTGAATCAAGAAATGGTCATGAACATTCTTTGAGTAAGAAGGTGCAGAAAGATCCTgatttattaacaattaaaaaacgAAAAGTAGGAGAAGAAACACTTGTTCCAGCACCTAAACGGAGGCGGTCTTCCATTACCCATGCAAAATCGCGATCAAGTAGTTCTTCAAAGGTTTCTCAAAGAGTTTCAGGGGAAGTTCCCTC
Protein-coding sequences here:
- the LOC101492582 gene encoding sister chromatid cohesion protein PDS5 homolog A; this encodes MDQKPHLQLKELGSKLEILPSSTEPLIELLKQAAACLTDMDQSPSASALESMKPFLNAIVKPELLKHQDSDIKLLVATCVCEITRITAPEAPYSDDVLKDIFQLIVSTFSGLSDIGGPSFGQEVAMLETLAKYRSCVVMLDLECDDLVNEMFSTFFAVARDDHPESVLSSMQNVMAVLLEESEDVHEDLLSILLSTLGRDKRDVTAAARKLSMDVIQQCIGTLEPSIKQFFLSLVLGESKTVNSQVEYLEVLYDVCCCAPQILSGVLPYVTGELQSDKLETRLKAVNLVGDIIALPGTSIVEAFQPILSEFLKRLTDSDFGVRMSVLEHVKSSLLSNPHRAEASHIISAVCDRLLDFDENFRKQVVAVICDVACHALHAVPPEAVNLVAERLHDKSQLVKKYTMERLAEIYRTFCEKSSDTVNPGGYDWIPGKILRCFYDKEFRSDTIESVLCGSLFPSEFSINDMVKHWVDIFSGLDKVEVKALENILEQKQRLQEELHKYLALRQNSQDKENPEVQKKIAFCFRVMSRSFAEPTKAEESFQILDQLNDTNIWKILTNLIDPNTSFHQTRAYRDDLIKILGENHQLNEFLNTLYFKCSYLLFNKEHATAVLSEVIRYKSAENDQRIQSCMKILVIVARFSPHFFNGSEEELVKLLKDNNNDMIKEGILNVLATAGGTIREQLAVTSSSVDLMLERLCLEGSRRQAKYAVHALAAITKDDGLKSLSVLYKRLVGMLEEKTHLPTVLQSLGCIAQTAMPVFETRESEIEEFIINKILKSDGKDDHTGAAWDDKSDICVLKIYGIKTVVKSYLPVKDALVRPGIDGLLDILRNMLSYGEISKDIKSSSVDKAHLRLASAKAVLRLARLWDHKIPVDIFHLTLRASEIGFPQAKKVFLSKVHQYIKDHLLEAKYACAFIFDIFRSKPEEFAEEKQNLTDIIHMHHQARVGQLSGQSDANSLTNYPEYILPYLVHALANLSCPNIDECKDAKAYNTIYRQLHLVLSMLVQRDEDAKFEVTTDKEKKVISAITSIFQSIKHSEDVVDASKSKNSHAICELGLAITKRLVQKDVDIQGLSHSISLPPTLYKAREKENDLTASEVKTWLADESVLAQFESVELEMVPSQSAEDHALKDSEKDRNEMPIGKIIKKIRSQGTKGKKVKKSKSKSKSKSMTTETKKADDDFDILNMVREINLGNLGISTITESRNGHEHSLSKKVQKDPDLLTIKKRKVGEETLVPAPKRRRSSITHAKSRSSSSSKVSQRVSGEVPSGVKLQFDSEINPDTGSKNMQRKLIKGKEPSLEQKIKASESYHVDESDKYEEHDIKGPGKLKTTDETENDEFKSSLGSTKRPKRKSIGGLTKCMTKKGESDAEDLIDCRIKVWWPLDKKFYEGTVQSYDSLKRKHVVLYDDGEVEKLYLEKERWEVIDGDYKSSKKLKPSNSPSLREASTGKKQRSSRGSASKKTTKIVNGKQSPSKHAKRGQKKASKTNFHEEGASESSELPNPEETAISEAEFNSGGSEGEQDDGGSDVIVTKKKKPNKKAKSVSRGKRRKTGKSSSNKKEPNDKRQEPDEEKQDSAEGLSEDRESSPQEVQNDEEERSSKEREVDESRGALRENVNGKEVLAPEGNQNESGEQSSPSREVKKPLEGPTSLDGAGFAEVPDDEPLSKWKSPSGKKRSSGKKQ